A region from the Brassica napus cultivar Da-Ae chromosome C8, Da-Ae, whole genome shotgun sequence genome encodes:
- the BNAC08G00280D gene encoding uncharacterized protein BNAC08G00280D — protein sequence MFPEAVPIQISARLELPSGFTPLRQTSFTRTCYPVGGDEGDGGEGGWLVLDLPLPSRFGQEELPYVRSFLAFPARSHGFSRVISLEIGLIYKKDSQTQSDPNYDGTNFWSSLWFWTLSRECQRRSLHFSAGTDKAVVE from the exons ATGTTTCCTGAAGCAGTACCAATTCAG ATCTCGGCAAGGCTTGAGCTTCCTTCTGGCTTCACTCCTCTGAGACAGACCTCTTTTACCAGGACGTGTTATCCCGTGGGAGGTGACGAAGGTGACGGAGGTGAGGGAGGGTGGCTTGTGCTTGATCTCCCCCTCCCTTCAAGATTCGGCCAAGAAGAGCTTCCTTACGTGAGAAGCTTTCTTGCGTTTCCTGCTAGGTCCCATGGGTTCTCGCGAGTCATCTCGCTCGAGATTGGGCTGATCTACAAAAAAGATTCCCAAACCCAGTCCGATCCCAATTACGATGGTACAAACTTTTGGTCATCGCTTTGGTTTTGGACACTTTCTCGTGAGTGTCAACGTCGTAGCCTTCATTTCTCAGCAG GGACTGACAAAGCGGTGGTGGAGTAA
- the LOC111202571 gene encoding putative F-box protein At4g21240: MTGNHDPRREQLRVFTLGDQESWRVTEFLPPPLRYRDSEERIIGGICLNGILYYYIKGYIGTLESFDVRSEKFKKIQMPKGVFGQVEYRWGPVLTSYEGRLAWLCSNGRRWVLTDAEKQEWSEGRYSFSHLSELPRMDGPYDNSFLRHGGVTDNEEVVYMEQPRRRPFYAFYRDMKKNTTRWVAYEELTDCASNCDCFPNHIDNLMTLADLSFL; encoded by the coding sequence ATGACAGGTAATCACGATCCACGGAGAGAACAGCTTCGGGTTTTTACATTGGGAGATCAAGAGTCATGGAGAGTAACCGAATTTCTCCCTCCTCCACTGCGTTATAGGGACAGCGAAGAACGTATCATCGGGGGGATATGTCTCAACGGCATTCTCTATTATTACATTAAGGGTTACATTGGTACTTTGGAGAGTTTCGATGTGAGgtctgaaaaattcaaaaaaatacagATGCCAAAGGGTGTGTTTGGTCAAGTAGAATATCGTTGGGGGCCTGTTCTAACAAGCTACGAGGGAAGATTAGCCTGGCTATGTTCTAATGGCAGACGTTGGGTCCTCACAGATGCCGAGAAACAGGAATGGTCCGAAGGCCGCTATTCATTTTCACATCTTTCTGAACTTCCTCGGATGGATGGTCCATATGACAACAGTTTTCTACGACATGGCGGTGTGACTGACAATGAGGAGGTTGTTTATATGGAACAACCAAGGAGACGACCATTTTATGCTTTCTATCGTGACATGAAGAAGAACACTACAAGATGGGTCGCTTACGAAGAATTGACTGACTGTGCGTCTAATTGTGACTGTTTTCCCAATCACATCGATAACCTCATGACTTTGGCGGATCTTTCTTTTCTGTAG